The Pelmatolapia mariae isolate MD_Pm_ZW linkage group LG9, Pm_UMD_F_2, whole genome shotgun sequence genome has a segment encoding these proteins:
- the spata13 gene encoding spermatogenesis-associated protein 13 isoform X1, which yields MSRAGQKDRVLSASEDPLSQLHNTKNDPLIRSRPLSDIYPSQNHSERSAVPYLLSGYGAQVQPMSAGIHSDESKLNVINSSAWSSSVSCQPEGKPYSSRIMRLFSNSRKGAVTAQSPNADDPTSAQGSGLSGIGVVDSFKKLRSSVLQGIQTRGASNLDGDNAPLPNHERANGTVVNNSNLCVADLANHSKSTEGYTVSNGSFTSQTLALLSQYGSDNDDYDDEDNYGDGLARNSRLSRSIRRAYGAGRITLFDSGNGRKAGSNANTTQKSDQTSKLDVQTENTSDNTNVKVLSRLSKSAENLHLFRRKAPSPGPPSPQEDLLRTSLSNGTTNIERTSSTSSVDLRGQGITRKKSPVKTKPPMLKLVGSMTDLTVRRRRSPSPSSASLSPMSPSSRLHDDYSRRVPFLHTNERQRRPMLVTAQATSVEHTPLVHPQPEHNNNPQPHQVIISAPFWEPPETTEQTLPDISAHYESPAIATTSDYKQMVECSSSLFSQREHSQQREQTEGIASPNEVMSDHQGREALLQTEELSPSTSSTPPISPSSASESPISPTSPTDEATPTTETSSVKSRQKRGRSRPRPISDYGQLLSRKHSIPEEVGELLSEERSANPLQRKDGTGNDAYMNGESPENSSMNGDIQARRQRPISVIGPVDLFPPDAELKEDNLPSVLSRPPIPSHQVPPYRGVSARFRPSALSQSTPIGLDRVGRRRLHRVLSDGVSECSATLDDSVSEEEEGSFDELTDVTPYLQPGVELSVLSEWISSGHAVYAEALWDHVTMEEQELAFKAGDVIRVLEASHKDWWWGRGADREAWFPSSFVRVRVNQEHSSAESVESVADQEDPAPRDTHSSQHRQQMRTNVVQEIMNTERIYIKHLKDICEGYIRQCRKHPDMFTELQLKTIFSNIEDIYKFQRQFLRELEKKYNKDQPHLSEIGSCFLQQGEGFSILYSEYCNTHPAACAELQRLMKLGKYKHFFEACRLLQQMIDISIAGFLLTPVQKICKYPLQLGELLKYTPKDHSDHNGVSEAYEAMKNVASLINERKRRLESIDTIAHWQVAILHWEGPDVLERSSELIHSGELTRIVRQGKMQQRSFFLFDHQLVYCKKDVLRRDLLHYRGRLDMDQTEVVDVPDGRDADLGLTLKNAMRLRHASTLEFMCALCCRKAEDKQRWLQAFAKERHRVKEDQEMGIDISEEQRRRAIVNARRAKQGKIKNVGYSGSVPPHPQNLHQNLHPLHQRHITIPTSVPQQQVFSLAEPPKRKPHHLLYSITRNAFFRK from the exons ATGAGCAGG GCAGGACAAAAGGACAGGGTCTTGTCTGCAAGCGAAGACCCTCTCTCACAACTCCACAATACAAAAAATGACCCACTGATCCGGAGCAGACCCCTCAGTGATATATATCCATCCCAGAACCACTCTGAAAGAAGTGCAGTCCCATACCTGCTGTCTGGATATGGTGCCCAGGTGCAACCAATGAGTGCTGGTATTCACTCTGATGAGAGCAAACTGAATGTTATCAACTCCTCTGCTTGGTCCAGCTCAGTTTCATGTCAGCCTGAAGGAAAGCCCTACTCCTCAAGAATTATGAGGCTTTTTTCTAACTCAAGGAAGGGTGCCGTCACTGCTCAAAGTCCAAATGCAGATGATCCAACCTCAGCTCAAGGCAGCGGACTTTCAGGCATAGGTGTTGTGGACTCCTTCAAAAAACTGCGGTCGTCTGTGCTTCAGGGTATTCAGACCAGAGGGGCATCAAACCTTGATGGAGATAATGCTCCGTTGCCCAATCACGAAAGGGCTAATGGCACAGTTGTAAATAATTCTAATCTGTGTGTAGCGGATCTAGCAAATCATTCAAAGAGCACTGAAGGATATACTGTTTCTAATGGAAGTTTTACAAGCCAAACATTGGCTTTGTTAAGCCAGTACGGCTCAGATAATGATGACTACGATGATGAGGATAATTATGGGGATGGTCTCGCGCGCAATTCACGATTGTCCAGGAGTATCAGGAGAGCGTATGGAGCGGGGCGCATCACTTTATTTGACTCTGGGAATGGGAGAAAAGCAGGAAGCAATGCAAATACCACTCAGAAATCAGATCAGACATCAAAGCTCGATGTTCAAACTGAGAATACGAGTGACAACACAAATGTGAAGGTGCTGAGCAGACTGAGCAAAAGTGCAGAGAACCTCCATCTATTCAGACGTAAAGCGCCATCTCCAGGTCCTCCTTCCCCACAGGAAGACCTCCTGAGGACTAGCTTATCAAATGGGACAACAAACATCGAAAGGACCTCCAGCACCTCCTCAGTTGATCTCCGGGGCCAAGGTATTACACGCAAGAAGAGCCCTGTTAAGACTAAGCCACCGATGTTGAAGCTAGTCGGCAGCATGACTGACTTAACTGTGCGACGCAGGCGAAGTCCCTCCCCGAGTTCCGCATCTCTATCTCCCATGTCCCCCTCGAGCCGCCTCCATGATGACTACTCTCGCCGTGTGCCTTTCCTACATACCAATGAGCGACAGCGCCGGCCCATGCTCGTCACGGCCCAGGCCACGTCTGTCGAGCACACTCCTCTGGTCCATCCCCAGCCTGAACACAACAACAACCCACAACCCCACCAGGTGATTATCAGCGCCCCTTTCTGGGAGCCCCCCGAGACAACAGAGCAGACTTTACCTGATATCTCTGCTCATTATGAGTCGCCGGCTATAGCCACAACAAGTGATTATAAACAGATGGTAGAATGCAGTTCATCCCTATTCAGCCAAAGAGAACATTCACAGCAACGAGAGCAGACTGAGGGCATCGCATCACCAAATGAG GTGATGTCAGACCACCAAGGACGAGAAGCTCTTCTTCAAACGGAGGAGCTCTCCccatcaaccagcagcacacCTCCTATCTCTCCATCATCCGCCTCAGAGTCACCCATATCCCCCACATCTCCCACAGATGAAGCCACACCTACCACGGAAACATCCTCTGTCAAGTCCAGACAAAAAAGGGGGCGCTCGAGACCACGGCCCATTTCTGACTATGGACAGCTGCTTTCCAGGAAACATTCCATCCCCGAGGAAGTCGGAGAGCTTCTTTCTGAGGAAAGGAGTGCAAATCCACTGCAGCGTAAAGACGGCACTGGTAATGATGCATACATGAACGGAGAGAGCCCTGAAAATTCCAGCATGAATGGGGACATTCAGGCCAGGAGGCAGCGGCCCATCTCTGTGATAGGACCAGTGGATCTGTTCCCTCCTGATGCTGAGCTGAAGGAAGACAACCTTCCCTCT GTGTTGTCGCGACCACCAATCCCTTCCCATCAGGTGCCCCCTTACAGAGGAGTGTCTGCCAGGTTTCGCCCCTCCGCTCTCTCCCAGAGTACCCCCATCGGACTGGACCGCGTAGGCCGCCGTAGACTCCACAGGGTGCTCAGCG ATGGTGTTTCAGAGTGCTCTGCCACACTCGATGACAGCGtgagcgaggaggaggagggcagcTTCGACGAGCTCACTGACGTGACACCCTACCTCCAGCCAGGGGTGGAGCTCTCTGTGCTCAGTGAG TGGATAAGCTCTGGCCACGCAGTTTATGCTGAGGCTCTCTGGGACCATGTGACCATGGAGGAGCAGGAGCTGGCCTTCAAGGCTGGAGATGTAATCCGTGTCTTGGAGGCCTCACATAAGGACTGGTGGTGGGGCAGGGGGGCCGACAGAGAGGCCTGGTTCCCCTCCAGCTTTGTGAGG GTGCGTGTGAATCAGGAGCACTCGAGTGCTGAAAGTGTGGAGAGTGTAGCAGACCAGGAAGAtccagctcccagagacacacacagctctCAGCACAGGCAGCAGATGAGAACCAATGTGGTTCAAGAAATCATGAATACGGAACGCATCTACATCAAACACCTGAAAGACATTTGTGAG GGTTATATCCGCCAGTGCCGGAAACACCCTGACATGTTCACCGAGCTGCAGCTGAAAACCATCTTCAGCAACATAGAAGACATCTACAAGTTTCAGAGGCAGTTCCTCCGAGAACTAGAAAAGAAGTACAACAAGGACCAGCCACACCTCAGTGAAATAGGCTCATGCTTTCTCCAGCAG ggGGAAGGCTTCTCCATACTCTACTCGGAGTACTGTAATACACATCCCGCAGCCTGTGCTGAGCTGCAGCGGCTAATGAAGTTGGGAAAATATAAGCATTTCTTTGAGGCCTGTCGCCTCCTCCAGCAGATGATTGACATCTCTATTGCTGGTTTCTTACTTACACCTGTCCAGAAGATCTGTAAATACCCTCTGCAGCTAGGAGAACTGCTCAAGTACACGCCCAAAGACCACAG CGACCACAATGGAGTGAGCGAAGCATACGAGGCTATGAAGAATGTCGCCAGTCTAATCAATGAGAGGAAGAGACGACTAGAGAGTATCGACACCATTGCTCACTGGCAGGTCGCCATATTGCACTGGGAG GGACCTGATGTGTTAGAGCGCAGCTCAGAGTTGATCCACTCCGGTGAGCTGACTCGAATTGTCCGGCAAGGCAAAATGCAACAGCGCAGCTTCTTCCTGTTCGACCATCAGCTGGTCTACTGTAAAAAAGACGTGCTGCGCAGAGACCTGCTTCACTACCGTGGACGACTGGATATGGACCAGACTGAGGTGGTGGACGTGCCCGACGGACGGGACGCGGACCTGGGACTGACCCTGAAGAACGCTATGCGCTTGCGCCACGCCTCCACTCTGGAGTTTATGTGTGCGCTTTGCTGCAGGAAGGCCGAGGACAAGCAGAGGTGGTTACAAGCGTTTGCCAAGGAGAGGCACAGAGTCAAGGAGGACCAGGAGATGG GAATTGATATCAGCGAAGAGCAAAGGAGACGGGCAATTGTTAATGCCAGAAGGGCCAAACAGGGGAAGATCAAAA ATGTTGGTTACTCTGGTTCTGTccccccacacccccaaaaCTTGCACCAAAACCTTCACCCACTTCACCAGCGTCACATCACCATCCCAACCAGCGTGCCTCAGCAGCAGGTGTTTTCACTGGCTGAACCTCCAAAGCGAAAGCCTCATCACCTGTTGTACAGCATCACCCGCAACGCCTTTTTCAGGAAATGA
- the spata13 gene encoding spermatogenesis-associated protein 13 isoform X2, giving the protein MVLAYCVPFQCICRGPDPDREKQEVMSDHQGREALLQTEELSPSTSSTPPISPSSASESPISPTSPTDEATPTTETSSVKSRQKRGRSRPRPISDYGQLLSRKHSIPEEVGELLSEERSANPLQRKDGTGNDAYMNGESPENSSMNGDIQARRQRPISVIGPVDLFPPDAELKEDNLPSVLSRPPIPSHQVPPYRGVSARFRPSALSQSTPIGLDRVGRRRLHRVLSDGVSECSATLDDSVSEEEEGSFDELTDVTPYLQPGVELSVLSEWISSGHAVYAEALWDHVTMEEQELAFKAGDVIRVLEASHKDWWWGRGADREAWFPSSFVRVRVNQEHSSAESVESVADQEDPAPRDTHSSQHRQQMRTNVVQEIMNTERIYIKHLKDICEGYIRQCRKHPDMFTELQLKTIFSNIEDIYKFQRQFLRELEKKYNKDQPHLSEIGSCFLQQGEGFSILYSEYCNTHPAACAELQRLMKLGKYKHFFEACRLLQQMIDISIAGFLLTPVQKICKYPLQLGELLKYTPKDHSDHNGVSEAYEAMKNVASLINERKRRLESIDTIAHWQVAILHWEGPDVLERSSELIHSGELTRIVRQGKMQQRSFFLFDHQLVYCKKDVLRRDLLHYRGRLDMDQTEVVDVPDGRDADLGLTLKNAMRLRHASTLEFMCALCCRKAEDKQRWLQAFAKERHRVKEDQEMGIDISEEQRRRAIVNARRAKQGKIKNVGYSGSVPPHPQNLHQNLHPLHQRHITIPTSVPQQQVFSLAEPPKRKPHHLLYSITRNAFFRK; this is encoded by the exons ATGGTGCTAGCCTACTGTGTGCCCTTCCAGTGTATTTGCCGGGGTCCGGACCCAGATCGAGAAAAGCAAGAG GTGATGTCAGACCACCAAGGACGAGAAGCTCTTCTTCAAACGGAGGAGCTCTCCccatcaaccagcagcacacCTCCTATCTCTCCATCATCCGCCTCAGAGTCACCCATATCCCCCACATCTCCCACAGATGAAGCCACACCTACCACGGAAACATCCTCTGTCAAGTCCAGACAAAAAAGGGGGCGCTCGAGACCACGGCCCATTTCTGACTATGGACAGCTGCTTTCCAGGAAACATTCCATCCCCGAGGAAGTCGGAGAGCTTCTTTCTGAGGAAAGGAGTGCAAATCCACTGCAGCGTAAAGACGGCACTGGTAATGATGCATACATGAACGGAGAGAGCCCTGAAAATTCCAGCATGAATGGGGACATTCAGGCCAGGAGGCAGCGGCCCATCTCTGTGATAGGACCAGTGGATCTGTTCCCTCCTGATGCTGAGCTGAAGGAAGACAACCTTCCCTCT GTGTTGTCGCGACCACCAATCCCTTCCCATCAGGTGCCCCCTTACAGAGGAGTGTCTGCCAGGTTTCGCCCCTCCGCTCTCTCCCAGAGTACCCCCATCGGACTGGACCGCGTAGGCCGCCGTAGACTCCACAGGGTGCTCAGCG ATGGTGTTTCAGAGTGCTCTGCCACACTCGATGACAGCGtgagcgaggaggaggagggcagcTTCGACGAGCTCACTGACGTGACACCCTACCTCCAGCCAGGGGTGGAGCTCTCTGTGCTCAGTGAG TGGATAAGCTCTGGCCACGCAGTTTATGCTGAGGCTCTCTGGGACCATGTGACCATGGAGGAGCAGGAGCTGGCCTTCAAGGCTGGAGATGTAATCCGTGTCTTGGAGGCCTCACATAAGGACTGGTGGTGGGGCAGGGGGGCCGACAGAGAGGCCTGGTTCCCCTCCAGCTTTGTGAGG GTGCGTGTGAATCAGGAGCACTCGAGTGCTGAAAGTGTGGAGAGTGTAGCAGACCAGGAAGAtccagctcccagagacacacacagctctCAGCACAGGCAGCAGATGAGAACCAATGTGGTTCAAGAAATCATGAATACGGAACGCATCTACATCAAACACCTGAAAGACATTTGTGAG GGTTATATCCGCCAGTGCCGGAAACACCCTGACATGTTCACCGAGCTGCAGCTGAAAACCATCTTCAGCAACATAGAAGACATCTACAAGTTTCAGAGGCAGTTCCTCCGAGAACTAGAAAAGAAGTACAACAAGGACCAGCCACACCTCAGTGAAATAGGCTCATGCTTTCTCCAGCAG ggGGAAGGCTTCTCCATACTCTACTCGGAGTACTGTAATACACATCCCGCAGCCTGTGCTGAGCTGCAGCGGCTAATGAAGTTGGGAAAATATAAGCATTTCTTTGAGGCCTGTCGCCTCCTCCAGCAGATGATTGACATCTCTATTGCTGGTTTCTTACTTACACCTGTCCAGAAGATCTGTAAATACCCTCTGCAGCTAGGAGAACTGCTCAAGTACACGCCCAAAGACCACAG CGACCACAATGGAGTGAGCGAAGCATACGAGGCTATGAAGAATGTCGCCAGTCTAATCAATGAGAGGAAGAGACGACTAGAGAGTATCGACACCATTGCTCACTGGCAGGTCGCCATATTGCACTGGGAG GGACCTGATGTGTTAGAGCGCAGCTCAGAGTTGATCCACTCCGGTGAGCTGACTCGAATTGTCCGGCAAGGCAAAATGCAACAGCGCAGCTTCTTCCTGTTCGACCATCAGCTGGTCTACTGTAAAAAAGACGTGCTGCGCAGAGACCTGCTTCACTACCGTGGACGACTGGATATGGACCAGACTGAGGTGGTGGACGTGCCCGACGGACGGGACGCGGACCTGGGACTGACCCTGAAGAACGCTATGCGCTTGCGCCACGCCTCCACTCTGGAGTTTATGTGTGCGCTTTGCTGCAGGAAGGCCGAGGACAAGCAGAGGTGGTTACAAGCGTTTGCCAAGGAGAGGCACAGAGTCAAGGAGGACCAGGAGATGG GAATTGATATCAGCGAAGAGCAAAGGAGACGGGCAATTGTTAATGCCAGAAGGGCCAAACAGGGGAAGATCAAAA ATGTTGGTTACTCTGGTTCTGTccccccacacccccaaaaCTTGCACCAAAACCTTCACCCACTTCACCAGCGTCACATCACCATCCCAACCAGCGTGCCTCAGCAGCAGGTGTTTTCACTGGCTGAACCTCCAAAGCGAAAGCCTCATCACCTGTTGTACAGCATCACCCGCAACGCCTTTTTCAGGAAATGA
- the c1qtnf9 gene encoding complement C1q and tumor necrosis factor-related protein 9A, whose protein sequence is MLQTRFRIALLLLVLAFRCVAQQETQSKGCVCGYPGIPGDPGHNGMPGRDGRDGLRGDKGDRGELGPTGLAGNHGNKGDKGEPGATGPAGLKGKRGDNGDRGLPGKMGPQGVQGPVGLKGNKGELGLPGPPGPEGRLGPPGPQGEKGETGLRGDRGIPGPLGPPGRPGPKGDMGFPGNKGNIGYRGDRGARGEKGDRGEKGDEFVVSKSAFSVGLSAQTKLPAANAPIRFDKIIYNEQNHYDPQTGRFTCSAAGAYFFTYHITVFSRNVKVALVKNGAKIIHTTDNYQGSEDQAAGGAVLHLGVGDKVWLQVVGGEPFNGLFADEDDDTTFSGFLIFEA, encoded by the exons ATGTTGCAGACAAGGTTTAGGATCGCTTTACTGCTCCTTGTCTTGGCATTCAGATGTGTTGCACAGCAAGAAACCCAAAGTAAAGGCTGTGTCTGTGGATATCCTGGAATACCAGGTGATCCCGGGCACAATGGCATGCCTGGCAGAGATGGCCGCGACGGACTCCGCGGTGACAAAGGTGATCGAG GTGAACTTGGACCTACTGGGCTAGCAGGCAATCATGGGAACAAGGGAGACAAAGGGGAACCTG GTGCAACTGGTCCAGCAGGGCTCAAGGGGAAAAGAGGAGATAATGGAGATAGGGGCCTTCCTGGGAAAATGGGACCACAGGGAGTGCAAGGGCCTGTTGGCCTCAAAGGAAATAAAGGAGAGCTTGGGCTGCCTGGGCCTCCAGGACCTGAAGGACGTTTAGGGCCACCCGGACCACAGGGTGAAAAAGGGGAAACTGGCCTCCGAGGTGACAGAGGCATTCCAGGGCCATTGGGACCACCTGGCAGGCCAGGTCCCAAAGGGGACATGGGTTTTCCAGGTAACAAAGGAAACATTGGTTATCGTGGGGATAGAGGAGCTCGAGGTGAAAAGGGCGATAGGGGTGAAAAGGGAGATGAATTTGTTGTTTCCAAAAGTGCTTTCTCCGTAGGACTCAGTGCTCAAACTAAACTTCCAGCAGCTAATGCACCGATCCGGTTTGACAAGattatttacaatgagcagaaTCATTACGATCCACAAACAGGGAGATTCACTTGCTCCGCAGCAGGTGCTTACTTCTTCACGTACCACATCACTGTATTTTCCAGAAATGTGAAAGTGGCCCTCGTGAAGAACGGTGCAAAAATCATCCACACCACTGACAACTACCAGGGCAGCGAGGACCAGGCAGCAGGGGGAGCTGTGCTGCATCTGGGGGTCGGGGACAAGGTGTGGTTGCAGGTGGTTGGAGGAGAGCCATTTAATGGGCTCTTtgctgatgaggatgatgacaCTACCTTCTCTGGGTTTTTGATCTTTGAGGCTTAA
- the tagln3b gene encoding transgelin-3b isoform X1, producing the protein MANRGPSYGLSREVQEKIEQKYDPDLEQRLVDWIIAQCGGNLEKPQPGKQNFQKWLMDGTILCRLINSLYPRGKEPIKKIPETQMAFKQMEKISQFLQAAEAYGVTTTDVFQTVDLWEGKDMAAVQRTLMALGSLAVTKDDGQYRGDRDWFHRKAQGYRREFTEEQLRQGQSLIGLQMGSNRGASQSGWLLLPCNYLALNLMEPND; encoded by the exons ATGGCAAACAGAGGGCCTAGTTACGGACTGAGTCGAGAGGTGCAGGAGAAGATTGAGCAGAAGTATGATCCTGACCTGGAGCAAAGGTTGGTCGATTGGATAATTGCACAGTGTGGAGGAAACCTGGAGAAACCACAGCCGGGAAAGCAGAACTTCCAGAAATGGCTGATGGATGGAACA ATTCTCTGTAGACTCATCAACAGCCTTTATCCGAGGGGGAAGGAACCCATCAAAAAGATCCCAGAGACTCAGATGGCCTTTAAACAAATGGAGAAGATCTCCCAGTTCCTGCAAGCCGCAGAAGCTTATGGAGTCACAACCACTGACGTCTTTCAAACTGTAGATCTCTGGGAGG GAAAAGACATGGCAGCAGTCCAAAGGACCCTAATGGCTCTGGGGAGTTTGGCTGTCACCAAAGACGACGGTCAATACAGAGGAGATAGAGACTGGTTCCACAG GAAAGCCCAGGGGTACCGAAGAGAATTCACCGAAGAGCAGCTACGCCAAGGACAGAGTTTAATTGGCCTCCAAATGGGCAGCAACCGTGGGGCTTCCCAGTCTG GATGGCTACTGTTACCCTGTAATTATTTAGCCTTAAACCTAATGGAACCTAATGACTGA
- the tagln3b gene encoding transgelin-3b isoform X2 encodes MANRGPSYGLSREVQEKIEQKYDPDLEQRLVDWIIAQCGGNLEKPQPGKQNFQKWLMDGTILCRLINSLYPRGKEPIKKIPETQMAFKQMEKISQFLQAAEAYGVTTTDVFQTVDLWEGKDMAAVQRTLMALGSLAVTKDDGQYRGDRDWFHRKAQGYRREFTEEQLRQGQSLIGLQMGSNRGASQSGMTGYGMHRQIM; translated from the exons ATGGCAAACAGAGGGCCTAGTTACGGACTGAGTCGAGAGGTGCAGGAGAAGATTGAGCAGAAGTATGATCCTGACCTGGAGCAAAGGTTGGTCGATTGGATAATTGCACAGTGTGGAGGAAACCTGGAGAAACCACAGCCGGGAAAGCAGAACTTCCAGAAATGGCTGATGGATGGAACA ATTCTCTGTAGACTCATCAACAGCCTTTATCCGAGGGGGAAGGAACCCATCAAAAAGATCCCAGAGACTCAGATGGCCTTTAAACAAATGGAGAAGATCTCCCAGTTCCTGCAAGCCGCAGAAGCTTATGGAGTCACAACCACTGACGTCTTTCAAACTGTAGATCTCTGGGAGG GAAAAGACATGGCAGCAGTCCAAAGGACCCTAATGGCTCTGGGGAGTTTGGCTGTCACCAAAGACGACGGTCAATACAGAGGAGATAGAGACTGGTTCCACAG GAAAGCCCAGGGGTACCGAAGAGAATTCACCGAAGAGCAGCTACGCCAAGGACAGAGTTTAATTGGCCTCCAAATGGGCAGCAACCGTGGGGCTTCCCAGTCTGGTATGACAGGCTATGGCATGCACCGTCAGATCATGTAG
- the abhd10b gene encoding abhydrolase domain containing 10, depalmitoylase b isoform X2, with protein MFPQWSRSSMAAVALRSCRRGLSQILSNGGLAALSSKRLEEPRRHKSSVQYASRPDLPKLAYRRVKGKSPGVVFLPGYGSNMNGQKAEALEEFCRSLGHSYLRFDYTGHGASGGVLSEGTIGTWKKDVLFVLDELAEGPQILVGSSIGGWLMLLAAIARPEKTAALVGISTAADHVVTAFSSLPLETRKEFEAKGEWTIPTKYTEEGVYKFSMDFLREAENHCVLQSPIPITCPVRLIHGLKDEDVPWHISMQVAERVLSSDVDVILRRHGQHRMSDKDDIKLMVYTIDDLIDKLTTMV; from the exons ATGTTTCCTCAGTGGTCTCGGAGCAGTATGGCAGCCGTCGCGCTGAGGTCTTGCCGCAGAGGACTTTCACAGATTTTAAGCAATGGGGGGCTCGCAGCTCTGTCTTCAAAGCGTCTGGAAG AACCCAGGAGACACAAATCTTCGGTTCAGTATGCTTCACGACCAGATCTCCCAAAGCTGGCCTACAGAAGAGTGAAGGGAAAGAGCCCAGGTGTGGTTTTCCTCCCAGGTTATGGCTCCAACATGAATGGACAGAAAGCTGAGGCGCTGGAAGAGTTCTGTAGGTCACTGGGACACTCATACCTCAG GTTTGATTACACAGGACATGGAGCCTCAGGAGGTGTGCTATCAGAAGGAACTATTGGTACCTGGAAAAAAGATGTCCTTTTTGTGTTGGATGAGTTGGCAGAGGGGCCACAG ATACTGGTTGGTTCCAGTATAGGTGGTTGGCTTATGCTGCTGGCAGCCATTGCCAGACCAGAGAAGACAGCTGCACTAGTGGGCATCTCCACTGCCGCTGATCATGTTGTCACAGCGTTCAGCTCTCTTCCGCTGGAG ACACGCAAGGAGTTTGAGGCCAAGGGGGAGTGGACTATACCCACCAAATACACGGAGGAGGGTGTTTACAAGTTTAGCATGGACTTTTTGCGTGAGGCAGAAAATCACTGTGTTCTCCAGAGTCCCATCCCCATCACCTGCCCCGTGCGGCTCATTCATGGGCTCAAAGACGAGGACGTCCCCTGGCACATCTCCATGCAGGTTGCAGAGCGTGTCCTCAGCTCCGACGTGGACGTCATCCTCCGACGACATGGCCAGCACCGCATGTCTGACAAGGACGACATCAAGCTTATGGTCTACACCATTGACGATCTCATCGACAAGCTGACCACTATGGTCTGA